One Erysipelothrix amsterdamensis DNA window includes the following coding sequences:
- the murB gene encoding UDP-N-acetylmuramate dehydrogenase, whose product MADYFVMKNASLKRYNTMRLDVTAETVIIPHTVDGLVEALRDHTGKRIVLVGNGSNMIFSQEHYDENTVFIITILLNDLEIVDNEIVAESGVRLNRLAWFACEQSLGDMEFCEDIPGTVGGALIMNAGQWQYAIGQFVNWIEVFNYETQEVERLVPDEAFFGYRYSRLNDLPVYVLRSGLKTIEGDYNQALEKMLYYRHERYVKQPRNYANAGSVFKRPKDKDGESLFVWKLFDGVDLRGFRVGDAMVSEKHPGFIVNVGHASVDDVHAVIQECKKRVKDEYDVDLELEWRVI is encoded by the coding sequence ATGGCAGATTATTTTGTGATGAAAAATGCGTCGTTAAAACGCTATAATACAATGAGGTTAGATGTAACAGCAGAGACAGTGATTATTCCTCATACTGTTGACGGATTGGTGGAAGCATTACGCGACCATACAGGAAAGCGCATTGTTCTTGTTGGGAATGGATCAAACATGATTTTTTCTCAAGAACATTATGATGAAAATACCGTATTTATTATTACGATTTTATTAAATGATTTAGAGATTGTTGATAATGAGATTGTTGCGGAATCAGGCGTTCGTTTAAACCGACTTGCTTGGTTTGCTTGTGAGCAATCTTTAGGTGATATGGAATTCTGTGAAGATATTCCAGGAACTGTTGGTGGTGCATTAATTATGAATGCAGGTCAATGGCAATATGCGATTGGACAATTCGTAAATTGGATTGAAGTATTCAACTATGAAACACAAGAAGTTGAACGATTGGTTCCGGATGAAGCGTTTTTCGGCTACCGTTATTCACGTTTAAATGACTTACCAGTTTATGTATTACGAAGTGGTTTGAAAACAATTGAAGGCGATTATAATCAAGCACTTGAAAAAATGCTTTATTACCGTCATGAACGTTATGTAAAACAACCACGTAATTACGCGAATGCAGGAAGTGTTTTCAAGCGTCCTAAAGATAAAGATGGTGAATCACTGTTTGTTTGGAAACTTTTTGATGGTGTTGATCTTCGTGGATTCCGTGTGGGTGATGCGATGGTTTCTGAGAAGCACCCTGGTTTTATTGTGAATGTTGGTCATGCTTCCGTTGATGATGTTCATGCAGTAATTCAAGAATGTAAAAAACGTGTTAAAGATGAATACGATGTTGATCTAGAACTAGAATGGCGTGTAATCTAA
- the murJ gene encoding murein biosynthesis integral membrane protein MurJ → MKKTTIIVMFIGVLSKVLGFIRDITLSSMFGMGAITDAFNASVAIPTVVLSVIGSALITGVIPMLTKISHEDKKRGDRFASNVLNIMIVFSLALSLFMFLVPEVVLKIVAGGFKGETLAYAVVFVRTLALGVFSVAVMQLGTGYLNVKGNFVVPAMVTIPMNLIVIAGIAISSKAGNAYILGYAQLIALIVQAIIILFFMWRSGFVYHAVIDLKDDDLRSMVALALPLVLSSFLGQFNDIVMKNYATVLQGEGGYSYMTYATKLIGFVQGIFIIAILQVTYPTIAKSVVEKDMRKVNDSINDAVLMIALFVLPAMVGFVTLARGIVEFVFLRGAVTPADISVIVPIFICDTIVLFAYAMRELMFRIHYAYHDMKGPVRNTVLVSVLFVVGMVVFSFIFGKFGMPLAGLSFAYSLAALISCVPLYKSMKKHIPRSRLRFIALDFIKITLAAFIMGVVVVLVKSPIQYLIPSKLSTIVIILVAGLAYLIAILAFKVQFVRNLILSFLK, encoded by the coding sequence ATGAAAAAAACGACGATTATTGTAATGTTTATCGGTGTCTTGTCTAAAGTATTAGGCTTTATCCGTGATATTACCTTATCTTCAATGTTTGGTATGGGTGCAATTACGGATGCCTTTAATGCTTCAGTAGCAATCCCTACAGTTGTATTGTCTGTTATTGGTTCTGCATTGATTACAGGTGTGATCCCAATGCTGACGAAGATTTCTCATGAAGACAAAAAGCGAGGCGATCGTTTCGCAAGTAATGTCCTCAATATTATGATTGTATTTTCTTTAGCACTCTCACTCTTTATGTTTTTAGTTCCAGAAGTGGTTCTGAAAATTGTAGCAGGTGGATTTAAAGGTGAAACCTTGGCGTATGCTGTTGTGTTTGTACGAACTCTGGCTTTAGGTGTTTTCTCAGTAGCGGTGATGCAATTAGGAACCGGATATCTTAATGTCAAAGGGAATTTTGTGGTTCCAGCAATGGTCACCATTCCGATGAATCTTATTGTGATAGCTGGAATTGCAATTAGTAGTAAAGCTGGGAATGCTTATATTCTTGGTTATGCGCAATTAATTGCATTGATTGTACAGGCAATAATTATTCTATTCTTTATGTGGCGTAGTGGTTTTGTATACCATGCCGTGATTGATTTAAAAGATGATGATTTACGTTCAATGGTTGCTTTAGCGTTACCGTTAGTCTTATCCTCGTTCTTAGGTCAATTCAATGATATTGTCATGAAGAATTACGCTACCGTTTTGCAGGGTGAAGGTGGATACAGTTACATGACGTATGCCACAAAACTGATTGGTTTTGTGCAAGGGATCTTTATTATCGCGATTCTTCAAGTAACATATCCTACGATTGCAAAGAGTGTTGTGGAAAAAGATATGCGTAAAGTGAACGACTCAATTAATGATGCTGTCTTAATGATCGCATTGTTTGTATTACCAGCAATGGTAGGGTTTGTGACCTTAGCACGCGGAATCGTAGAGTTTGTGTTCCTTCGTGGTGCTGTAACGCCTGCAGATATTTCTGTAATTGTTCCAATCTTTATTTGTGATACGATTGTGCTCTTTGCTTATGCGATGCGAGAATTAATGTTCCGCATCCACTATGCATATCATGATATGAAAGGTCCTGTACGCAATACAGTTCTCGTATCGGTCCTGTTTGTAGTTGGGATGGTCGTGTTTAGTTTTATATTTGGAAAATTCGGAATGCCTCTAGCTGGCTTATCGTTTGCATACTCCTTGGCGGCGCTTATATCATGTGTACCGCTTTATAAGAGCATGAAAAAACATATCCCACGATCGCGTTTGCGATTTATTGCATTGGATTTTATTAAGATTACCTTAGCAGCATTCATTATGGGTGTTGTGGTTGTATTGGTGAAAAGTCCAATTCAATACCTCATTCCAAGTAAGTTATCCACCATTGTAATCATACTTGTGGCTGGTTTGGCTTATTTAATCGCAATCTTGGCTTTTAAAGTTCAATTTGTGCGGAATTTAATCTTAAGTTTTCTGAAATAA
- the mraZ gene encoding division/cell wall cluster transcriptional repressor MraZ — MFIGEYQHNIDTKGRIIVPAKFREELGEATIVTRWLDGCLALYTLEQWQQVYENLKKLPSTKREVRMYTHMIMSKAAECDLDSQGRIRIPAHLTQEAKLTKNCVVVGVSDHVEIWDQTRWTDYCEAASENFEEIAESLTEFF, encoded by the coding sequence ATGTTTATTGGAGAATATCAGCACAATATCGATACCAAAGGAAGAATCATTGTTCCCGCTAAATTCCGTGAGGAGCTCGGCGAAGCAACGATCGTTACGCGTTGGCTCGATGGATGCCTCGCACTTTACACACTTGAACAATGGCAACAAGTTTACGAAAACTTAAAAAAGTTGCCATCAACGAAACGAGAAGTTCGTATGTATACACATATGATCATGTCCAAGGCCGCCGAATGTGATTTAGATTCACAAGGTCGTATTCGTATTCCAGCTCATTTAACTCAGGAAGCAAAGTTAACCAAAAATTGTGTTGTGGTTGGCGTTAGTGATCATGTTGAGATTTGGGATCAAACGCGATGGACGGATTACTGTGAAGCTGCGAGCGAGAATTTTGAAGAAATAGCAGAATCGCTAACGGAGTTTTTCTAA
- the rsmH gene encoding 16S rRNA (cytosine(1402)-N(4))-methyltransferase RsmH has translation MKHISVMLNETIELLNINPEGIYVDATLGAGGHSYEICKQLTTGRLIGFDKDLDAIERTSKRLEFFGDKVTMVHGSYTQLTEKLNELGIDQVDGVLFDLGVSSPQFDDAERGFSYRFDSRLDMRMDQTQALSAYEVVNEYEEEQLVQILKDNSDERYARRIVKNIIENRPVETTFELVELIKRSYPGKDLKKGHPAKKTFQALRIEVNNEFEEVKDAVEQAVHVIKPGGRVVVITFHSIEDRIVKRIFSNYGKPKKVDPRLPIIEEQVLNYKLVSKALKASTEELEFNNRAHSAILRGIERVK, from the coding sequence ATGAAACATATATCAGTCATGCTTAATGAAACAATTGAATTATTAAATATTAATCCAGAAGGAATATATGTTGATGCAACATTAGGTGCCGGTGGTCATAGCTATGAGATTTGCAAGCAGTTGACAACAGGAAGACTCATTGGATTTGATAAAGATTTGGATGCGATTGAACGCACTTCAAAACGACTTGAGTTTTTCGGGGATAAAGTTACCATGGTTCATGGAAGTTATACACAACTTACCGAAAAGTTAAATGAGTTAGGGATTGATCAAGTGGATGGCGTACTTTTTGATTTAGGCGTTTCATCACCACAGTTTGACGATGCAGAACGTGGATTTAGTTATCGTTTTGATAGCAGATTGGATATGCGTATGGATCAAACCCAAGCACTTAGTGCTTATGAAGTCGTCAATGAATATGAAGAAGAACAATTGGTTCAGATTCTTAAAGATAATTCGGATGAGCGTTATGCACGCCGAATTGTTAAGAATATTATTGAGAATAGACCTGTAGAAACAACATTTGAACTTGTTGAACTGATAAAACGTTCTTATCCTGGAAAAGATCTAAAAAAAGGACATCCAGCTAAGAAAACATTTCAAGCCTTACGTATCGAAGTGAACAATGAGTTTGAAGAAGTCAAAGATGCAGTTGAACAAGCGGTCCATGTCATTAAGCCAGGTGGCCGTGTCGTTGTTATTACATTCCATTCTATCGAGGATAGAATTGTTAAACGAATCTTCAGTAACTACGGTAAACCTAAAAAGGTTGATCCGAGATTACCAATAATTGAAGAACAAGTACTTAATTATAAATTGGTTTCAAAGGCACTCAAGGCCTCTACAGAAGAATTAGAGTTTAATAATCGCGCACATAGTGCAATCTTAAGAGGGATCGAGAGGGTGAAATAA
- a CDS encoding cell division protein FtsL produces MAKHVIKRKKKTIRWSGLVGFVFTMALLFSFVTQIFVRSENARLAREIQVVKQQQADINVNNEKLTAEIQDLSDSNRVVSIATEAGLDNTHNVVTVKHGD; encoded by the coding sequence GTGGCAAAACACGTAATTAAAAGAAAAAAGAAAACAATTCGTTGGAGTGGACTTGTAGGATTTGTATTCACGATGGCATTATTATTTTCATTTGTTACGCAGATTTTTGTTCGTTCAGAAAATGCTCGTCTTGCACGAGAAATTCAAGTTGTCAAACAACAACAAGCAGATATTAATGTTAATAATGAAAAATTAACAGCAGAGATTCAAGATTTAAGTGATTCAAACCGCGTTGTATCAATTGCAACAGAAGCGGGATTAGATAACACACATAATGTTGTGACCGTAAAGCATGGTGATTAG
- a CDS encoding penicillin-binding protein: protein MEKKKLRKSANYKVLIVSITMALLFVVVGANVFVVSVLGYHLNSGTDFRDDINGIHTVERKIPANRGKIVDRNDTVIAQDLVAYTLQASLDESRMHSDKTPAHIDDKEKAAKVISEVIGTPYDKVLEIISQDALQVEFGYAGKYLTLDQKTALEESGIPGLMFEKIITRNYPLKVFASKLIGYSQYDELEEGQIGQMGLESAYNDILEGTNGFEQYTHDRDNFRLRFDDGQRKDPINGNDVKLTLDRGIQDSLERALLGITQDPGVKASEAWGIVMEVKTGKILAWGDAPSFDPNAPDFSNGFTNRVSQSTFEPGSTMKTFTVAAAIEEGVWNNEETFDSNPFHVGVENNKAYRLPSEDGSVHTITNAGGHTYGQMRYDYGYALSSNVMIAELLTRKLDPEVFHDYLYKLGFFKNVNTDKIPEEQGYDLWQEPLEKISNGFGQGSSASILQLAQAYTSVLNNGVMVKPYYIDEIKNSQTGEVIYKGQTQNLGKVFSEETAKKVQDLMRYVVDITGSGYRFNIPETNVIAKTGTAQTVVEGVPGYSPTIYNFSSAVALPYEDPEVLVYTAYKANYGHDVDYSAVYIRDVLHKIAATYGMTNEGGKESINEITVQELQNYINSPVPKAKESLESLGYKPIVIGDGETVINQKPEVNRQVINNERVYLYAGDHNMTMPDFKGWTRKEIFSFMSISGLNAEVSGSGYVTEQSIPPGTIFTKDDTVSLKLN, encoded by the coding sequence TTGGAAAAGAAGAAGTTACGAAAAAGTGCAAACTATAAAGTTTTAATTGTTTCAATCACAATGGCGCTCCTCTTTGTTGTAGTGGGTGCCAATGTTTTTGTTGTCTCCGTACTGGGTTATCATTTAAACTCTGGTACGGATTTTCGTGATGATATCAACGGAATTCATACGGTAGAACGTAAAATTCCCGCAAATCGCGGTAAGATTGTTGATCGCAATGATACTGTCATTGCTCAAGATCTCGTAGCCTATACCTTACAGGCAAGTCTTGATGAATCACGCATGCATTCTGACAAGACGCCTGCGCATATTGATGATAAAGAAAAAGCTGCAAAAGTGATTAGTGAGGTTATTGGAACCCCGTACGACAAGGTTTTGGAGATTATCAGCCAAGATGCACTTCAAGTTGAATTTGGTTATGCCGGTAAATACTTAACATTAGATCAAAAAACGGCTTTAGAGGAATCAGGAATTCCTGGACTTATGTTTGAAAAGATTATTACGCGAAATTATCCTTTAAAGGTATTTGCTTCTAAGTTGATTGGTTATTCTCAATATGATGAACTGGAAGAAGGCCAAATTGGTCAGATGGGACTGGAAAGTGCTTATAATGATATTTTAGAGGGAACTAATGGATTTGAACAATACACTCATGATCGTGATAATTTCAGACTTCGTTTTGATGATGGTCAACGTAAAGATCCGATTAACGGTAATGATGTGAAGTTAACCCTTGATCGTGGAATTCAGGATTCTCTTGAACGCGCGTTGCTTGGCATTACCCAAGATCCGGGTGTTAAGGCATCTGAAGCATGGGGAATTGTTATGGAAGTGAAAACCGGTAAAATTCTAGCGTGGGGTGATGCACCAAGTTTTGATCCGAATGCCCCAGACTTTAGTAATGGATTTACAAACCGTGTTTCTCAAAGTACTTTCGAACCGGGTTCAACGATGAAGACGTTTACGGTTGCGGCAGCCATTGAGGAAGGGGTATGGAATAACGAAGAAACCTTTGATTCCAATCCATTCCATGTTGGTGTTGAGAATAATAAAGCATACCGTTTACCAAGCGAAGATGGCAGTGTTCATACGATTACCAACGCAGGGGGACATACTTATGGTCAAATGCGTTATGACTATGGATATGCCTTAAGTTCGAACGTTATGATTGCGGAGTTGTTGACTCGTAAATTGGATCCGGAAGTGTTTCATGATTATCTCTATAAACTTGGATTCTTTAAGAATGTAAATACGGATAAAATACCTGAAGAGCAAGGGTATGATTTATGGCAAGAACCGCTTGAGAAAATCAGTAATGGTTTCGGTCAAGGTTCGAGTGCTTCGATTCTGCAACTCGCTCAAGCATACACCTCAGTTTTAAATAACGGGGTAATGGTGAAACCTTATTACATTGACGAAATTAAAAACTCCCAAACGGGTGAAGTTATTTATAAAGGTCAAACACAAAATCTTGGAAAGGTGTTTTCTGAAGAAACAGCGAAGAAAGTTCAAGATTTAATGCGTTACGTTGTGGATATTACCGGTTCAGGATATCGTTTTAATATACCTGAGACGAATGTGATTGCGAAGACAGGGACTGCACAAACGGTTGTGGAAGGGGTGCCGGGTTATTCACCGACAATCTATAACTTTTCAAGTGCTGTAGCTTTACCTTATGAAGATCCTGAAGTGCTTGTTTATACTGCATATAAAGCGAATTATGGACATGATGTCGATTATTCAGCGGTTTATATTAGGGATGTTCTTCATAAGATTGCCGCTACTTACGGTATGACCAATGAGGGTGGTAAAGAATCGATTAATGAAATTACAGTTCAAGAACTACAAAATTACATTAATTCACCGGTTCCTAAAGCAAAAGAATCCCTTGAATCATTGGGATATAAACCAATTGTTATTGGTGATGGTGAGACGGTAATTAATCAAAAACCAGAAGTTAACCGTCAGGTTATCAATAATGAACGCGTCTATCTTTATGCGGGTGATCATAATATGACCATGCCTGATTTTAAAGGCTGGACACGTAAGGAAATTTTCAGTTTTATGAGTATCTCAGGTTTAAATGCGGAAGTGAGTGGTTCGGGCTATGTTACCGAGCAGTCGATCCCTCCTGGAACAATTTTCACAAAAGATGATACGGTTTCACTTAAACTGAATTAA
- the mraY gene encoding phospho-N-acetylmuramoyl-pentapeptide-transferase: protein MIVGIIAMLTAFALSVVAYPRFISYLQKSNMEQKVSEYALEEFKNKQKTPTFGGFVFVIIPVLVALVFNGFNFNGSVLLLIGVYAMYALIGLIDDYKIVKEGKNDGLSPKVKMLSQLLLAVIFYVIYIKMGGDNKLAIPFMKEPLDLGWFYLPLIMFIFAGSSNAVNLTDGMDGLASGTSVIGFAAFAFVAYTLNRMDVFMVLLAVIGGLLGFLVYNRKPAKIIMGDVGSLALGALFAGVSVLLNKEILLAIVGGVFVFETLCVIIQRTSWKLRHKKVFKYTPIHYSFTLNGWKEENVVNFFYALGVAFAIIGLALNAIA from the coding sequence ATGATTGTAGGAATTATCGCAATGTTAACAGCATTTGCACTCAGTGTTGTTGCTTACCCAAGGTTTATTAGTTATCTTCAGAAGAGCAACATGGAACAAAAAGTTAGTGAATATGCACTAGAAGAATTTAAAAATAAACAAAAAACACCAACATTTGGAGGATTTGTTTTTGTAATTATTCCTGTTTTAGTTGCTCTTGTCTTTAACGGTTTTAATTTCAATGGCTCAGTTCTTTTACTTATTGGTGTGTATGCAATGTATGCACTTATCGGTTTAATTGATGATTATAAAATTGTTAAAGAAGGAAAAAATGATGGCCTTTCACCAAAAGTTAAAATGCTGTCACAATTATTACTTGCTGTGATTTTCTATGTTATCTATATAAAAATGGGTGGCGATAATAAACTTGCGATTCCTTTTATGAAAGAACCCCTTGATCTGGGTTGGTTCTATTTACCACTTATAATGTTCATCTTTGCAGGCTCTTCAAATGCTGTAAATCTAACGGATGGTATGGATGGCTTAGCGAGCGGAACAAGTGTTATTGGTTTTGCAGCATTTGCTTTTGTTGCATACACCTTGAACCGTATGGATGTGTTTATGGTTCTTTTAGCGGTTATTGGTGGTCTTCTTGGATTTTTAGTTTATAATCGAAAACCCGCGAAGATTATTATGGGTGATGTTGGGTCGCTTGCGCTAGGTGCTTTATTTGCAGGGGTTTCCGTTTTACTCAATAAAGAAATTCTTTTAGCGATCGTTGGAGGTGTTTTTGTATTTGAAACACTATGTGTCATTATCCAGCGTACTTCTTGGAAGTTAAGACATAAAAAAGTATTTAAATATACACCGATTCATTACAGTTTTACGCTCAATGGTTGGAAAGAAGAAAATGTCGTCAATTTCTTCTATGCACTTGGTGTAGCCTTCGCAATCATTGGTTTAGCATTAAACGCGATTGCATAA
- the murD gene encoding UDP-N-acetylmuramoyl-L-alanine--D-glutamate ligase, with product MKALIIGGARSGIGCARLLNKEGFEVVLTTNQDFPERFELEGLGIRVSLDDKDMRLVDAYDFVIKNPGIPNDHPLVSQFSNIYNEIEIASRYAKHAKFYAISGTNGKTTTTTCLHEMLLKKDSSALLAGNVGYALSEAVYRDGDLPRDVALEISAFQMEGTPTFSPEVYALMNLSPDHMDRYDHVDDYYKAKLNLLPHVKTFIRNCDDQNIMRLTQDYQGLVYDLSMTHDADICLREGWVYFLDIPLFEVSTLKLVGAHNLMNAAFAATLAFLAGVSLHDIQDVIHTFRGVEHRIEFVDEVDGVRYYNDSKATNPESTEVCLQAFEKPIILLAGGFDKHISFDLLKPYEDRIKMLFVFGESADQIREVFPFAMKVDTMKTAFMEAKSHASSGDIIVLSPACASYDQFENFEIRGNIFKEYVKTL from the coding sequence ATGAAAGCGTTAATTATCGGAGGAGCACGTTCAGGAATTGGATGTGCTCGTCTTCTTAATAAAGAGGGTTTTGAAGTAGTATTGACGACAAATCAAGACTTTCCAGAACGTTTCGAACTCGAAGGATTAGGGATTCGCGTTTCTTTAGATGATAAAGATATGCGTCTTGTGGATGCATACGACTTCGTTATAAAGAATCCGGGGATACCCAATGATCATCCGCTTGTTTCCCAATTTTCAAACATCTATAATGAGATTGAAATTGCATCTCGTTATGCAAAACACGCGAAATTTTACGCGATATCTGGGACGAATGGTAAAACAACTACAACAACATGTCTTCATGAAATGCTATTAAAAAAAGATTCGAGTGCACTTCTTGCCGGGAATGTAGGTTACGCACTCAGTGAAGCTGTCTATCGCGATGGGGATCTTCCACGCGATGTTGCTTTAGAGATATCCGCATTTCAAATGGAAGGGACACCTACATTTTCACCAGAAGTGTATGCGCTTATGAATTTAAGTCCAGATCACATGGATCGTTATGACCATGTCGATGACTATTACAAAGCTAAGTTAAATCTATTACCGCATGTTAAAACGTTTATTAGAAATTGTGATGATCAAAATATCATGCGTTTGACACAAGATTATCAAGGGCTTGTTTATGATTTATCCATGACTCACGACGCGGATATTTGTCTTCGTGAGGGTTGGGTCTATTTTCTAGATATTCCACTTTTTGAAGTATCTACATTAAAACTTGTAGGTGCCCATAATCTGATGAACGCTGCCTTTGCAGCAACACTAGCATTTCTAGCAGGTGTGAGCCTTCATGATATTCAAGATGTAATTCATACGTTTCGTGGTGTAGAACATCGTATTGAATTTGTCGATGAAGTGGATGGTGTTCGCTATTACAATGACTCCAAGGCAACCAATCCTGAGTCTACGGAAGTTTGCCTTCAAGCTTTTGAAAAGCCAATTATTTTACTCGCAGGTGGTTTCGATAAGCATATTTCATTTGATTTACTTAAACCTTATGAAGATCGCATTAAAATGCTGTTTGTATTCGGAGAAAGTGCGGATCAGATTCGTGAAGTGTTTCCGTTTGCGATGAAAGTTGATACCATGAAAACTGCCTTTATGGAGGCAAAATCTCATGCATCATCCGGTGACATCATTGTGTTATCACCCGCATGTGCAAGTTATGATCAATTTGAAAATTTTGAAATTCGTGGTAACATATTTAAAGAATACGTTAAAACTCTCTAG
- a CDS encoding post-transcriptional regulator encodes MKDENTQQFKLLLTLRLRQIHNNGLEGVSYDDLYRMFTTYVWRHKEPTRLSELADDIFKTTDEDVVRWLATESKINGLKSSLEDYQNLFEDEEIQ; translated from the coding sequence ATGAAAGATGAAAACACACAACAATTTAAATTGTTACTAACATTAAGACTTCGTCAAATACATAATAATGGATTAGAAGGCGTTTCATATGATGATTTGTACCGCATGTTTACAACCTATGTATGGCGTCATAAAGAGCCAACTCGGTTAAGTGAATTGGCCGATGATATTTTTAAAACGACTGATGAAGATGTTGTAAGGTGGCTTGCAACTGAGTCTAAAATCAATGGGTTAAAATCATCTCTTGAAGACTATCAAAATTTATTTGAGGATGAGGAGATTCAATGA
- a CDS encoding single-stranded-DNA-specific exonuclease RecJ, whose translation MNDLFNSLSPLVQETLKSMHLSDIQLQELFDPTDHIVSNEAIDAMIRFYQSATKLIVCGDYDCDGVSSTSIAVLLAKKCKIEVGYYIPNRLKEGYGVSKDTITMAHERGYKDVLIIDNGVKAHEEIAYAKSLGMQVAVVDHHIIDEPVMADAFLHPDVCSPYEASMCASGLIYCVAEAMGLADAYMLAMACTATVADVMPLWGKNREIVRKGIDALNQNQFLQFDALVKRNRFTHYSAKLLSFQAIPKINTVGRLGDLANVNTLVQYFTTTDESVITSYAKQLFKLNDYRKEQGKALKEVAMTQVNDDPIQIIVDKRFHEGLLGIVANQVAQETMKPTLVLTEYDNVLKGSARSMTFSLQDIFTEVRSDYFVAMGGHDFAYGMTLNKATFEDFKSDVNQLVSDFGTFEGRRESVLAIDPSWITKTALEQLRQLEPFGEGFKLPLMSIDIPRDFQLYNLNGYGFKYAFNNFSFDEAVFFTQQYQKYQLQTARRLIGTLDLDSRSKNVLFVEDFE comes from the coding sequence GTGAACGATTTGTTTAATTCTTTATCACCGCTTGTCCAAGAAACACTAAAATCAATGCACTTGTCAGATATTCAGTTACAGGAATTGTTTGATCCGACAGATCATATTGTTTCAAATGAAGCCATCGATGCGATGATTCGTTTTTATCAATCAGCCACAAAACTAATTGTATGTGGCGATTATGATTGTGATGGTGTTTCTTCAACAAGTATTGCGGTGTTATTAGCAAAAAAATGTAAGATTGAAGTGGGATACTATATTCCAAATCGACTTAAAGAAGGTTATGGTGTTTCTAAAGATACCATTACAATGGCCCATGAACGCGGGTATAAGGATGTCTTAATTATTGACAACGGTGTTAAGGCACATGAAGAAATCGCTTATGCGAAGTCTTTAGGAATGCAAGTAGCCGTCGTGGACCATCATATTATTGATGAACCGGTAATGGCAGATGCATTTTTACATCCGGATGTATGCAGTCCTTATGAAGCGTCGATGTGTGCAAGTGGTTTAATCTACTGTGTGGCGGAGGCGATGGGGCTTGCGGATGCGTACATGCTTGCGATGGCGTGTACTGCAACGGTTGCGGATGTTATGCCTTTATGGGGTAAAAACCGAGAAATTGTTCGAAAAGGAATTGATGCACTCAATCAAAATCAGTTCTTACAATTTGATGCATTAGTGAAGCGTAATCGCTTTACACATTACTCTGCGAAATTGCTTTCGTTTCAAGCAATTCCTAAAATTAATACGGTGGGACGATTGGGTGATTTGGCCAATGTGAATACTTTAGTTCAGTACTTTACAACGACGGATGAATCGGTGATTACCTCCTATGCGAAACAGTTATTTAAATTGAATGACTATCGCAAAGAACAAGGAAAAGCACTTAAAGAAGTTGCGATGACGCAGGTGAATGATGATCCGATCCAAATTATTGTCGATAAACGGTTTCATGAAGGGTTGTTAGGGATTGTAGCCAATCAAGTAGCTCAAGAAACCATGAAACCGACCTTAGTCTTGACGGAATATGATAATGTCCTAAAGGGCAGTGCACGGAGTATGACGTTTTCGTTACAAGATATATTTACAGAAGTTCGTTCAGATTACTTTGTAGCAATGGGTGGGCATGATTTCGCTTATGGAATGACGCTTAATAAAGCAACCTTTGAGGATTTTAAATCCGATGTGAACCAGCTTGTTTCGGATTTTGGTACATTTGAAGGACGTCGTGAATCGGTTCTTGCAATTGATCCATCATGGATCACGAAAACGGCTCTTGAACAATTACGTCAGCTTGAACCCTTTGGTGAAGGTTTTAAACTACCGTTAATGAGTATTGATATACCGCGTGATTTCCAATTGTACAACCTCAATGGTTATGGTTTTAAATACGCATTTAATAACTTTTCATTTGATGAAGCAGTATTTTTTACACAACAATATCAAAAATACCAACTTCAAACAGCACGACGTTTAATTGGAACCTTAGATTTAGACAGTCGTTCAAAAAATGTATTGTTCGTGGAAGATTTTGAATAA